The following proteins are co-located in the Acinetobacter shaoyimingii genome:
- a CDS encoding phosphopantetheine-binding protein, producing MKDLTEQQYLLSKDSIIQLVSAELEIPAEDIQMDDDLLLLGLDSVRLMTLVGIWQEQGSNVSFEGLAEEPNLQAWIEKILN from the coding sequence ATGAAAGACTTAACTGAACAACAGTATCTACTCTCGAAGGATTCTATTATTCAATTGGTGAGTGCTGAGCTGGAAATTCCTGCTGAAGACATTCAAATGGATGATGATTTATTATTGTTGGGTCTAGACTCTGTTCGCTTAATGACTCTGGTGGGAATTTGGCAAGAACAAGGGAGCAATGTGAGCTTTGAAGGATTGGCAGAAGAACCAAATTTGCAGGCATGGATTGAAAAGATTTTAAATTAG
- a CDS encoding isochorismatase family protein yields MSIPKIASYPMPRYDSYPLNKTCWSLNPEKSVLLVHDMQQYFLDFYDTQAAPIPTLIEHSRQLIQTARKLGIPIVYTAQSGDQTPEHRQLLTDFWGKGLKADPEMTKIHDELKPDSEDIVLEKWRYSAFKFSNLEERMTSWKRNQLVICGVYAHIGCLMSAAEAFMLNIQPFMAADALADFSLDEHEMALKYSSTRCAQVMSTDQIIQQWVKHK; encoded by the coding sequence ATGAGTATTCCTAAAATTGCGTCATACCCGATGCCACGATATGACAGCTATCCTTTAAATAAAACCTGCTGGAGCTTAAATCCCGAAAAATCAGTTTTATTGGTGCATGACATGCAGCAATATTTTCTGGATTTTTATGACACTCAAGCTGCACCGATTCCAACATTAATTGAGCATAGTAGACAGTTAATCCAAACTGCGAGGAAGCTTGGAATACCTATCGTTTATACGGCTCAATCTGGCGATCAAACGCCAGAACATCGTCAACTGTTAACTGATTTTTGGGGTAAAGGTTTAAAAGCAGATCCTGAAATGACCAAAATTCATGATGAGCTGAAGCCTGATTCTGAAGATATTGTGCTGGAAAAATGGCGCTACAGTGCGTTTAAATTTTCAAATTTAGAAGAGCGAATGACATCGTGGAAACGCAATCAACTGGTTATATGTGGTGTGTATGCACATATTGGTTGTTTGATGAGTGCTGCAGAAGCCTTTATGTTAAATATTCAGCCTTTTATGGCCGCTGATGCTTTGGCAGATTTTAGTTTAGATGAGCATGAAATGGCGTTGAAATATTCCAGCACACGTTGTGCTCAAGTCATGTCTACCGATCAAATTATTCAACAGTGGGTAAAGCATAAATGA
- a CDS encoding (2,3-dihydroxybenzoyl)adenylate synthase, protein MQSHYLAGAVPYPEEFARLYREKGYWIGQNLSDFLQECAEKYPHHIAIYCEDQQISYKTFNLLVSDCAENLYQLGLRSGDKAIVQLPNHHAFYIIFFALIRLGALPVMSLPAHRFSELNSFVEQTQAKAYFCADVGAQKFDYRELARKLKSMHHALEHVFVLGESQEFHAVAALLETPELFQPSQYSASSPEQVAFLQLSGGSTGIPKLIPRTHDDYLYSVRESSKICCLDETSKLLMVLPAAHNFSMSSAGALGIFYSGGAVVLGTDPSPAQAFELIRKHQVTDVCLVPALVRPWMDKAAKDKDDILSSLRCLQVGGARLADVVALRLIDEFQVKLQQVFGMAEGLVNYTRFDMTKEQIVHTQGRKLCIDDEILIVNDEDQPVPQGDVGHLLTRGPYTIRGYYNAPEHNLRSFTTDGFYRTGDLVRLREDGCIVVEGRAKDQINRGGEKIATEEVEQALITHPQVKLVALVAMPDEVLGEKSCAFVLWQSQPDDPSEFRRGLILKQYIQNVGLATYKIPDRIEFLDHFPYTAFGKIDKKSLVKKFEIQQVS, encoded by the coding sequence ATGCAAAGTCATTATTTAGCAGGTGCTGTTCCATATCCTGAAGAATTTGCTCGTTTGTATCGGGAGAAAGGTTATTGGATTGGACAGAATCTGAGTGATTTTTTACAGGAATGTGCAGAAAAATATCCCCATCATATTGCTATTTATTGTGAAGATCAGCAGATCTCTTATAAGACATTTAACCTGCTGGTCAGTGATTGTGCTGAAAATCTGTATCAATTAGGCTTGCGATCTGGTGATAAAGCCATTGTACAGTTACCGAATCATCATGCTTTTTACATCATATTTTTTGCTTTGATTCGATTGGGTGCATTACCCGTCATGTCCTTACCAGCACATCGTTTTTCAGAACTCAATAGTTTTGTGGAGCAAACGCAAGCCAAAGCTTATTTCTGTGCAGATGTCGGTGCGCAAAAATTTGATTATCGAGAATTAGCTCGAAAGCTGAAGAGCATGCATCATGCTTTGGAACATGTTTTTGTACTTGGTGAGTCGCAGGAGTTTCACGCTGTAGCGGCATTATTAGAAACCCCAGAACTGTTCCAACCATCTCAATATAGCGCAAGCTCGCCAGAACAAGTGGCTTTTTTACAGCTGTCTGGCGGTAGTACTGGTATACCTAAACTGATTCCAAGAACCCATGATGACTATTTATATAGTGTTCGTGAAAGTAGCAAAATTTGCTGTTTAGATGAAACATCAAAGCTGTTAATGGTTTTGCCTGCTGCACATAACTTTTCGATGAGTTCTGCAGGAGCATTGGGCATTTTCTATAGCGGTGGGGCAGTTGTATTGGGTACTGATCCTAGTCCAGCGCAAGCCTTTGAACTCATCCGAAAACATCAGGTCACGGACGTGTGTCTCGTCCCAGCTTTGGTACGTCCATGGATGGATAAAGCAGCCAAAGATAAAGATGATATTTTATCAAGCTTAAGATGCTTACAAGTGGGCGGAGCACGCTTAGCAGATGTGGTTGCCTTACGCTTAATTGATGAATTCCAAGTGAAACTACAGCAAGTTTTTGGCATGGCAGAAGGTTTGGTCAATTACACCCGTTTTGACATGACCAAAGAGCAGATTGTTCATACACAAGGGCGAAAACTCTGCATAGATGATGAAATACTGATTGTAAATGATGAGGATCAGCCTGTACCACAAGGAGACGTCGGTCATCTGTTGACGCGGGGACCATATACGATTCGTGGTTACTATAATGCTCCAGAGCATAATCTACGTTCTTTCACTACAGATGGTTTTTATCGAACTGGAGATTTAGTCCGGCTTCGAGAAGATGGCTGTATTGTGGTTGAAGGACGTGCAAAAGATCAAATTAATCGTGGCGGTGAAAAAATTGCCACTGAAGAAGTGGAACAAGCCCTCATTACCCATCCTCAAGTCAAACTTGTCGCCTTGGTCGCCATGCCTGATGAGGTATTGGGGGAAAAGAGCTGTGCATTTGTTTTATGGCAATCTCAGCCTGATGATCCAAGTGAGTTTAGACGCGGATTAATTTTAAAACAGTATATCCAAAATGTTGGTTTGGCGACTTACAAAATACCAGATCGAATCGAGTTTCTTGATCACTTCCCATATACCGCTTTTGGCAAAATTGATAAAAAATCATTGGTCAAAAAATTTGAAATTCAACAGGTCAGTTAA
- a CDS encoding isochorismate synthase yields MSVQIPYLIHKENYTEMYIALAEEVFQCDRESGFIFTTPEYVLKGENKIKDVATQDCKSIAEALNIAKMQLNQALNDGHKEAILMGGIPFGHVNDLQLMLMDQSNIYQNVLYLHPDYKLPQLKGGDTRYVPSPEEFQQQVHAVIQDLKNTALNKVVLARSLELNFAENIDISQLFYNLAKYNQHGYNYAVATHASQNGWFVGASPEQLIAKQGRKIRSRPVAGTIPRIDDPQQDQLMAQQLLKSEKDHYEHALVIEMIGDILSPLCSSLTIPKIPTLISTKRLWHLASFIEGELKQDMHVLDLLEKLHPTPAICGQPTSLAREKISTVERFNRELFAGTMGWANAQGDGEWSVTVRCARVQAATARLFAGAGIVSSSNPNAERLETAAKFRTVLDGFGLSADQI; encoded by the coding sequence ATGTCAGTACAAATTCCATATTTAATACATAAAGAAAATTATACAGAAATGTATATCGCATTGGCTGAAGAAGTATTCCAATGTGATCGTGAATCTGGATTCATTTTTACAACCCCCGAGTATGTTTTAAAAGGGGAAAATAAAATTAAAGATGTAGCGACACAGGATTGTAAAAGTATTGCTGAAGCATTAAATATTGCGAAAATGCAGTTGAATCAAGCGCTAAACGATGGACATAAAGAAGCCATTTTAATGGGTGGAATTCCCTTTGGGCATGTGAACGATCTACAATTGATGTTGATGGATCAAAGCAACATTTATCAAAATGTTTTATACCTGCACCCAGACTATAAGCTTCCTCAGCTCAAAGGTGGCGACACACGATATGTACCAAGCCCAGAGGAATTTCAACAACAGGTTCATGCGGTTATTCAAGATCTCAAAAATACAGCATTAAATAAAGTCGTACTGGCACGAAGTTTAGAGTTAAATTTTGCGGAAAATATTGATATTTCGCAGTTATTTTATAACTTAGCTAAATATAACCAACATGGCTATAACTATGCTGTAGCTACACATGCGTCACAAAATGGCTGGTTTGTGGGAGCAAGTCCTGAACAACTCATTGCGAAACAAGGCCGGAAAATCCGTAGTCGACCAGTTGCAGGAACTATCCCTCGTATTGACGATCCACAGCAGGATCAGCTCATGGCACAGCAATTATTAAAATCAGAAAAAGATCATTATGAGCATGCTTTAGTGATTGAAATGATAGGCGATATTTTATCTCCATTATGCTCTTCGTTGACGATTCCCAAAATTCCGACTTTGATTAGCACCAAACGGCTTTGGCATTTAGCCAGCTTTATAGAAGGCGAGTTGAAACAGGATATGCATGTCCTTGATCTGTTGGAAAAATTACATCCAACACCTGCCATTTGTGGACAGCCGACCTCACTTGCACGTGAAAAAATTTCCACAGTAGAACGTTTTAATCGCGAATTATTTGCAGGGACCATGGGTTGGGCCAATGCGCAAGGAGATGGCGAGTGGTCTGTCACTGTACGTTGCGCGCGGGTTCAGGCAGCAACAGCTCGTCTATTTGCAGGTGCAGGCATTGTATCTTCCTCAAATCCCAATGCTGAACGTTTAGAAACTGCTGCAAAATTCAGAACTGTACTTGATGGCTTCGGTCTATCGGCTGACCAAATTTAA
- a CDS encoding SDR family oxidoreductase, which yields MQQTIIVTGAAQGMGAAITHKLLIQGYHVLAIDQQPDPQQWELWQRIDANHAHAVETIVQDISDFQNTQKLIEKCMKRNEVIGLVNVAGILIMTSLLDAKLQDWQHSWAVNVQGPILISQLVAKHFVQKGKGSIVTVSSNSARMPRTQLGLYATTKAALSHFCRNLGLEVAPYNVRVNIVSPGSTLTQMQKQLWTDDQPPASVLEGDLAQFRTGIPLKKLAEPEDIAEAVYFLLSDQASQITMQELVIDGGATLGV from the coding sequence ATGCAACAAACAATCATCGTGACAGGGGCTGCACAAGGCATGGGGGCTGCTATCACCCATAAATTGCTGATTCAGGGCTACCATGTGCTTGCCATTGATCAGCAGCCAGATCCGCAACAATGGGAATTATGGCAACGGATTGATGCTAATCATGCACATGCTGTAGAGACGATTGTTCAGGACATATCAGATTTTCAAAATACGCAGAAATTAATTGAAAAGTGCATGAAGCGCAATGAAGTGATTGGCTTGGTCAATGTGGCAGGTATTCTTATCATGACTTCATTATTGGACGCCAAACTTCAAGATTGGCAACACAGTTGGGCCGTCAACGTTCAAGGTCCCATTCTGATCAGTCAGTTGGTAGCCAAACATTTTGTTCAAAAAGGCAAAGGAAGTATCGTGACCGTGAGCTCGAACAGTGCGCGAATGCCTAGAACACAGTTGGGACTTTATGCGACAACAAAGGCTGCACTGAGTCATTTTTGTCGGAACTTAGGACTCGAAGTTGCACCCTATAATGTGCGCGTCAATATCGTATCTCCAGGGTCTACACTGACCCAAATGCAAAAACAGCTTTGGACAGATGATCAACCTCCAGCCAGTGTACTTGAAGGCGATCTCGCCCAATTCCGTACTGGAATTCCACTTAAAAAACTCGCCGAACCAGAAGATATTGCAGAAGCTGTATATTTTCTACTTTCTGATCAAGCCTCACAAATCACCATGCAAGAACTGGTGATTGATGGTGGTGCCACCTTGGGTGTCTAG
- a CDS encoding alpha/beta hydrolase-fold protein: MDNNEPIHPLLQCSDRGSPAWWEQILQFGNPLITIRNGKSVCTFVWQKTSAEVRYVLIDIYSQSPSIYEQWNILDEIEGTDICTYTIELPKDWFGSYVIIETAEQPPAVTAASIRRQWWIAQLQQFAQKDPLNPYPAYSGQIARFINQIHSHAIDDSTAPLHSIKTMNWHSSLLHNQIAVEWLSIAEDKVSEASTAKLILCLDGNLWSQLQLFQKKMIESHQQGSIHNCLVVFIACTTETRALHYGCHDLFCHALVQELIPLIHQHFQYLSFDETMLCGQSMGGLCAVYCCLLYPNQFDHVISQSGSYWWSDFSNSQFHPLKSNSFLHLMDTLLQDKSQPLLNIQTKIHISAGHCETDMKQHSEDLHQLLSSHQLSSSHHLFYGGHDPIHWQADLLTTLEKLLSKTTEL; the protein is encoded by the coding sequence ATGGATAACAATGAGCCTATTCATCCACTGTTGCAATGCAGTGACAGAGGAAGTCCGGCATGGTGGGAACAGATTCTACAGTTTGGAAATCCGCTTATTACCATACGGAATGGAAAGTCTGTCTGTACCTTTGTCTGGCAAAAAACCAGTGCTGAAGTGAGGTATGTGCTGATCGATATTTATTCTCAGTCTCCCTCTATTTATGAACAGTGGAATATCTTGGATGAAATTGAGGGCACAGATATTTGTACCTATACTATTGAATTACCTAAAGATTGGTTTGGCAGTTATGTGATTATAGAAACAGCAGAGCAACCTCCCGCTGTGACAGCTGCCTCAATTAGACGGCAATGGTGGATTGCGCAACTTCAGCAATTTGCCCAAAAGGACCCCTTAAATCCTTATCCAGCATACAGCGGGCAAATCGCACGCTTTATTAATCAAATTCACAGCCATGCTATAGATGACTCTACTGCACCTTTACACAGTATAAAAACAATGAATTGGCACAGTTCATTGTTGCATAACCAAATAGCTGTTGAATGGCTGTCTATAGCAGAGGACAAAGTCAGTGAAGCATCCACAGCAAAGTTGATCTTGTGTTTAGATGGCAATCTCTGGTCGCAACTACAGCTTTTTCAAAAAAAGATGATCGAATCCCATCAACAGGGATCAATCCATAATTGTCTTGTCGTATTTATTGCCTGTACTACTGAAACGCGTGCTCTGCACTATGGTTGTCACGATCTGTTTTGCCATGCTTTGGTACAAGAACTTATTCCACTGATTCATCAGCATTTTCAATATTTAAGTTTTGACGAAACGATGCTCTGTGGGCAAAGCATGGGAGGGCTATGTGCAGTTTATTGCTGCCTACTCTATCCAAATCAATTTGATCATGTGATTAGCCAATCAGGCTCCTATTGGTGGTCTGATTTTTCCAATAGTCAATTTCATCCGCTCAAGTCTAATTCTTTTTTGCATTTAATGGATACCTTGCTGCAAGACAAATCACAGCCACTCTTGAATATTCAGACAAAAATTCATATCAGTGCGGGACATTGTGAAACCGATATGAAACAACACAGCGAAGACTTACATCAGCTCCTAAGCAGTCACCAATTAAGTTCCTCTCATCATCTATTTTACGGCGGCCATGATCCCATTCACTGGCAGGCTGACCTATTGACAACACTAGAGAAATTACTCTCAAAAACAACTGAGCTTTAA
- a CDS encoding MbtH family protein: MCNLQESYINPFDNENLSFHVLQNQQGEYSLWPTQHPTPEGWDIQFGPDSRKACIEYVEKYWTSINPFQMNVGE, from the coding sequence ATGTGCAACTTACAAGAAAGTTATATCAATCCATTTGATAACGAAAATTTGAGTTTTCATGTACTCCAAAATCAACAAGGTGAATATAGCTTATGGCCAACCCAACATCCGACTCCAGAGGGATGGGATATTCAATTTGGTCCAGATTCAAGAAAAGCATGCATTGAATACGTAGAAAAATACTGGACATCCATTAATCCCTTTCAAATGAATGTAGGAGAATAA